The following proteins are co-located in the Bacteroidota bacterium genome:
- a CDS encoding FKBP-type peptidyl-prolyl cis-trans isomerase, with translation MKRIPALFVIVTLALLAALNWSFAGKDKGKQSRKFLKGYQQIAPATWLKMHKAGPKVDSAGVGGVAFMKLKLIDHRDSVLADYNAQRGGQQVAVQFEKPRFKGDFLDVLMHLNTGDSATFYMVLDSIKKYFRTPAGNDFPLSPKDDSLEFVGFRVRVDSVYTKAAMDQKMAVMQRQQTEQQKAMKEKSRNDVLWYLAVNEMSDLKPDTKGIYYKELIPGTGAQVTPGTKVSVWYKGMLTNGLIFDTNLAGPNRMPMEFIAGQQMIPGFTDCILRMKDGGKSVFIIPPELAYGDQQNGAIPPYSALVFVVELKIVSSGK, from the coding sequence ATGAAACGTATTCCGGCTCTGTTTGTAATTGTTACACTTGCGCTGCTTGCGGCTTTGAACTGGTCGTTTGCCGGTAAAGACAAGGGCAAACAGAGCCGGAAGTTTCTGAAAGGCTACCAGCAGATAGCTCCCGCTACCTGGCTGAAAATGCACAAAGCCGGGCCTAAAGTCGATTCGGCCGGTGTGGGCGGTGTGGCGTTTATGAAACTCAAACTAATCGACCACCGCGATTCAGTACTGGCCGACTACAATGCGCAACGTGGCGGGCAGCAGGTGGCTGTGCAGTTTGAAAAACCTCGTTTCAAAGGCGATTTTCTCGATGTGCTCATGCACCTCAACACGGGCGACAGCGCCACGTTTTACATGGTGCTTGATTCGATCAAGAAATACTTCCGTACTCCGGCCGGCAACGATTTTCCGCTTTCGCCCAAAGATGATTCACTTGAATTTGTGGGCTTCCGGGTAAGAGTTGACAGTGTGTACACAAAAGCTGCAATGGACCAGAAAATGGCAGTGATGCAGCGCCAGCAAACGGAGCAACAAAAAGCCATGAAGGAAAAAAGCCGCAATGATGTACTCTGGTATCTTGCGGTTAACGAAATGAGCGATCTGAAGCCCGATACCAAAGGAATTTATTATAAAGAGCTTATTCCCGGCACCGGCGCACAGGTTACACCCGGCACAAAAGTATCTGTGTGGTATAAAGGCATGCTTACTAACGGGCTGATTTTTGATACCAATCTGGCCGGCCCCAACCGTATGCCTATGGAATTTATTGCCGGTCAGCAAATGATTCCCGGATTTACCGATTGCATTCTGCGTATGAAAGACGGCGGCAAATCGGTATTCATTATTCCACCCGAACTGGCCTACGGCGATCAGCAAAACGGCGCTATTCCGCCCTACAGTGCGCTGGTGTTTGTAGTGGAACTCAAAATAGTGAGTTCGGGGAAATAA
- a CDS encoding FKBP-type peptidyl-prolyl cis-trans isomerase, which translates to MKQSLQTVLFAAVVCYAGLRFAVPAEKTVPAFLEGYSPLSPNTWLRVIRPGETADSIPAGSMVFAKLRVAAPNGKTIVDYSAANHNAPMPLKFNFARFAGDYADVMKQLHSGDSACFFICTDTLKKYSLNRHLIDPVPLAAEFDTLPYIGFYIRIDSVYTPARMEQMRREKAQRNDPAALRAKALADIQTYLTDNNLSDLQPDRNGIYYKELIPGKGLRVMPGMKVSVMYKGTFTDGRVFDTNIGKPGAKPLVFVAGRGMIPGFTECILRMKDGGKSLFILPPEQAYGEKGAGNIPPWKPLVYEVELKITDSGTRN; encoded by the coding sequence ATGAAACAGTCTCTTCAAACCGTGTTGTTTGCTGCGGTGGTTTGTTATGCCGGATTACGTTTTGCCGTGCCTGCAGAAAAAACGGTGCCTGCTTTTCTCGAAGGTTATTCACCGCTTAGCCCAAACACATGGCTGCGTGTAATTCGCCCCGGCGAAACAGCCGACAGCATTCCGGCTGGCAGCATGGTGTTTGCAAAACTCCGCGTGGCGGCTCCTAACGGTAAAACCATTGTGGATTATTCCGCCGCAAATCACAATGCCCCGATGCCGCTGAAATTTAACTTTGCCCGTTTTGCCGGTGATTATGCCGACGTAATGAAACAGCTGCACAGCGGCGACAGTGCCTGCTTTTTCATCTGTACAGATACACTCAAAAAATACAGCCTGAACCGGCATCTTATTGATCCGGTACCGCTGGCGGCGGAATTTGATACGTTGCCCTACATTGGCTTTTACATCCGCATCGACAGTGTGTACACTCCCGCCCGCATGGAACAGATGCGCAGGGAAAAAGCGCAGCGTAACGATCCTGCGGCCCTACGTGCCAAAGCCCTTGCCGATATTCAGACCTATCTCACCGACAATAATCTTTCTGACCTGCAGCCTGACCGTAACGGTATTTACTACAAGGAACTTATTCCCGGCAAAGGATTGCGCGTAATGCCCGGCATGAAAGTTTCGGTGATGTACAAAGGAACATTTACCGACGGCCGTGTGTTTGATACAAACATCGGAAAGCCCGGTGCAAAACCACTGGTATTTGTGGCCGGAAGGGGGATGATTCCCGGTTTTACCGAGTGTATCCTGCGTATGAAAGACGGTGGTAAATCGCTGTTTATTCTTCCGCCCGAGCAGGCCTACGGCGAAAAAGGAGCAGGAAACATCCCTCCCTGGAAACCGCTGGTGTATGAAGTAGAACTCAAAATTACCGACTCCGGCACCCGAAACTGA
- a CDS encoding FKBP-type peptidyl-prolyl cis-trans isomerase, translating into MKRFLIGFVSLLLVAGAATGAAFAFNGGEPAKEPERKYKSKKVRKPKTIKTASGLEYTITAKGNGPQAGSGYRLTVLYTGKLTNDTVFDASSRHGNTPFTYKVGAGRVIKGWDEAGALLRAGDKVTLRIPPELGYGAQQMPNIPANSTLVFEIEVLDVQPPPVKRDAKGMDTVTTASGLKIVFFEKHPENPLAKPGQRVKVNYSGYLTDGKMFDSSFENGAPIQVMLGKGQVIKGWDEGLALMRVGEKAQFIIPPGLAYGNRAMGSIPANSTLIFDVDLLSAQ; encoded by the coding sequence ATGAAACGATTTCTGATTGGCTTTGTGAGCCTTCTTTTAGTGGCCGGTGCTGCAACCGGTGCAGCATTTGCATTTAACGGCGGCGAGCCCGCCAAAGAACCCGAGCGTAAATACAAAAGCAAGAAAGTACGCAAGCCTAAAACCATTAAAACCGCATCGGGGCTCGAATATACCATTACCGCCAAAGGCAATGGCCCGCAGGCTGGTTCTGGTTACCGCCTTACCGTATTATACACAGGCAAGCTCACCAACGATACCGTTTTTGATGCTTCTTCGCGTCATGGCAATACACCTTTCACCTACAAAGTAGGCGCAGGCCGTGTAATTAAAGGCTGGGACGAAGCCGGTGCGCTGCTGCGTGCAGGTGATAAAGTAACACTGCGTATTCCGCCCGAACTGGGCTATGGCGCGCAGCAAATGCCAAATATTCCGGCCAACAGCACACTCGTTTTCGAAATAGAAGTGCTCGATGTACAGCCTCCTCCCGTAAAGCGTGATGCGAAAGGTATGGACACCGTAACCACGGCTTCGGGGCTCAAGATTGTGTTTTTCGAAAAACATCCCGAAAATCCCCTTGCCAAGCCCGGTCAGCGCGTAAAAGTAAATTACAGCGGTTACCTTACAGATGGCAAAATGTTTGATTCTTCGTTCGAGAACGGCGCACCGATTCAGGTAATGCTTGGAAAGGGGCAGGTGATAAAAGGCTGGGACGAAGGTCTGGCTCTGATGCGTGTGGGTGAAAAGGCCCAGTTTATCATTCCGCCCGGCCTGGCATACGGCAACCGCGCAATGGGATCGATTCCGGCCAACAGCACGTTAATTTTCGACGTGGATCTGCTCAGCGCGCAGTAA
- a CDS encoding DUF1987 domain-containing protein yields the protein MIPKLHIPETRSTPEIHFDEANGIYLIRGRSIPPDASSYFHPLDKWVENLVAVGTSKPVNLKIRLEHLNTGTIRSLLTIFSKLLRIREKGTEVNIEWYYNEEDEDLIDKGEEMSLILDVPFRYISFTEGDY from the coding sequence ATGATTCCCAAACTGCACATACCAGAAACCCGCAGTACGCCCGAAATTCATTTCGATGAGGCAAACGGAATTTACCTGATCCGTGGTCGTTCAATTCCACCCGATGCCTCCTCGTACTTTCATCCGCTCGATAAATGGGTGGAAAATCTGGTGGCCGTGGGTACATCCAAACCGGTGAATTTGAAAATAAGACTCGAACACCTCAACACGGGTACTATCCGTTCGCTGCTTACCATATTTTCAAAACTGCTTCGCATCCGCGAAAAGGGCACCGAAGTCAATATTGAATGGTACTACAACGAGGAGGACGAAGATCTTATTGATAAAGGCGAAGAAATGTCGCTCATTCTCGATGTGCCCTTCCGCTATATCAGCTTCACAGAAGGCGATTATTAA
- a CDS encoding DoxX family protein, whose product MKKIKLAYWIITSLFAAFMLFSAIPDIMLDPEAVTFITALGYPEYFIVFIGIAKAAGAIAILIPQFKRIKEWAYAGLFFDLLAAAVSIIATQELNAGIVVILLPVAFLFASYFLWHKLQKS is encoded by the coding sequence ATGAAAAAAATCAAACTTGCCTACTGGATTATTACCTCACTCTTTGCAGCCTTTATGCTCTTCAGTGCAATACCAGACATAATGCTTGACCCGGAAGCCGTTACATTTATTACCGCACTGGGATATCCCGAGTACTTTATTGTATTTATTGGTATTGCCAAAGCGGCAGGAGCTATTGCCATTCTTATTCCACAATTTAAACGAATCAAGGAATGGGCCTATGCCGGATTGTTCTTCGATCTTCTGGCGGCTGCTGTTTCGATTATTGCCACGCAGGAATTGAATGCAGGTATTGTGGTTATTCTGCTGCCGGTGGCATTTTTGTTTGCATCCTATTTCCTCTGGCATAAACTCCAAAAATCATAA
- a CDS encoding DUF4834 family protein, whose amino-acid sequence MQELFYTLLVGWILWRILSPSRSGNAPSSGQYYYQQNTHHHHHNQDKTQKPQNASKKSNDDDGDYVDYEEVK is encoded by the coding sequence ATGCAGGAACTGTTTTATACCCTACTTGTAGGCTGGATTTTGTGGCGGATACTTAGTCCCTCACGCAGTGGCAATGCGCCTAGCAGCGGTCAGTATTACTACCAGCAAAATACACATCACCACCATCACAATCAGGATAAAACACAAAAGCCGCAAAACGCATCGAAAAAAAGCAACGATGACGATGGCGACTATGTGGATTACGAAGAGGTAAAATAA
- a CDS encoding helix-turn-helix domain-containing protein encodes MANIPFTQIPLNEFHPGEEDLPAFRYFELGEYNQDYVTSEPHRHGYYEIFLFEEAEGTHMIDFEPYPINSHSLHFVSPGQVHLLNRTGSTRGKVLLFTEAFFYFDSMSRDFLRGMSFLDIDSRDRMLKLDAGMKEWVKNIFIHIKTEYQSDDPNREGIIRSYINILLLRCKSKFPERLKPAREAGVHLVVQFRNLIDAHFTTTHRVSDYAEKLSVSANHLNDVVKKSTGRTAGDLIQERVILEARRLMLYSLASAKEIAYTIGFHDPAYFSRFFKLHTGLSPDEYRATERLRHGLVAKN; translated from the coding sequence ATGGCAAATATCCCATTTACACAGATTCCGTTAAACGAATTTCATCCCGGTGAAGAAGACCTCCCAGCATTCCGCTACTTTGAACTGGGCGAATACAATCAGGACTACGTTACTTCCGAGCCACACCGGCACGGTTATTACGAGATATTTTTGTTTGAAGAGGCAGAAGGCACACACATGATTGATTTTGAGCCCTACCCGATCAATTCGCACAGCCTGCATTTTGTATCGCCGGGGCAGGTGCATCTGCTTAATCGTACGGGAAGCACGCGGGGGAAAGTGCTGCTGTTTACCGAAGCCTTTTTTTACTTCGACAGCATGAGCCGTGATTTTCTGCGGGGTATGTCGTTTCTTGATATCGACAGCCGCGACCGGATGCTGAAGTTAGATGCGGGAATGAAGGAATGGGTAAAAAATATATTCATCCACATTAAAACTGAATATCAGTCTGACGATCCCAACCGCGAAGGAATTATCCGAAGTTATATCAATATACTGCTGCTGCGCTGCAAATCAAAATTCCCGGAACGGCTGAAACCTGCGCGCGAAGCAGGCGTACATCTGGTGGTACAGTTCCGCAATCTTATTGATGCACACTTCACCACCACACACCGTGTAAGCGATTATGCCGAAAAACTATCCGTATCGGCCAACCATCTGAATGATGTGGTGAAAAAAAGCACCGGTCGCACAGCGGGCGATCTGATACAGGAACGGGTAATACTGGAAGCCCGGCGGCTGATGCTCTATTCCCTTGCATCGGCCAAAGAAATAGCCTACACCATAGGCTTTCACGACCCGGCCTATTTCAGCCGCTTTTTCAAACTCCACACCGGCCTCTCACCCGACGAGTACCGTGCAACAGAACGCCTCAGACACGGCCTTGTGGCGAAGAACTGA